Below is a window of Caldicellulosiruptoraceae bacterium PP1 DNA.
TAGTGATATTTCATTTGTGTAATTATCTTTTAGATAGTTAATAACAGCCGAAATAATATCATTTGATAATATTTTTTCTTGATTAGTTTTATTTTCAGATATTATTTTTAGTATTGTAGATTTCATCTCAATTAATAGGTTATTATCTTGGGTATTAATTAGTGTAATAATTGATTCTTCAATTTCTGATAATATATCTTTTTTGTTGATATTTGATTCAGTTAAAAGCATTATGATAAGTTTTATAATCTTGTATTTAATATTTTGCATTCCATATGCTTCTCGGTAATTTACATATAATTCATTAATAACTGTTTCTATAGAAGCTATAGAAACAGAGTTATTGAGTGCATACAAAATTTTATTTTCTAAATAATCTATTTCTAAATATATATCATTTTCATTTCTTTCCTCATTTAAATTGACTGCTTGATTATATGCTTCCCAAAAAGCTTTCTCAAATCCATCTACTATGTGATAAAATTGGCTGAATCCTATTTTGATTAAATAGAAATATGATTTTTGTTTTAATGTATCTAGAAATTGATTTTTCAGGTCTTCAGCCTCAAGCTTATTATCAGATGGGAAAAATAGGACAATGATATCTCCCATTCCAGATGAGGCAAGAACTCTTTTGTTAAATACTAACTTTATATCTTTTTTGATATTTTCAACAAGCTCGAAGTCATTAACAATTTCATTCTTTTCTTTCAGTTTAATAACTGAAAAAAATCCACTTTTTAATGAAATATTAAAAATTTTTTCATATTGGTCAATATCTAAAATATCAAAAGAGTGGTTATAAGTTAGTGTAAATAAAAAACTATTTTCAATTAATTGCCTCATAACTTTTAGTTGAGTATTTTTCTCTAAGTCCTCTTTAAGCTTTGATAACTGATTATTTACATACTCTATTGCATGCTTAGTAATATTTATTATGTCATTTGTTGAATAAGGTTTAAGAATGTACGAAAATGCACCTATATCAACAGCCTTTTTTGCAAATTCAAATTTATCATGAGCCGATACAACAATAAAAATTGGGAAAACATTTACTTTATTTTTTCTAATCTCTTCAATAATCTCAAGTCCATCAATATCTGGCATTTTAATATCAATAAAAGTAATATGCACTGTGTTAAATGTTAGATATTCTAATGCCTCATTGCCCGAAGAACATGTAACAATATCTAATGTTTCTCCAAACTCCTTTGTTAATATAAACTTTATAGATTCTTGAACAATTTTTTCATCATCAGCTATTAAAACTTTCAACATCTGCTTTAAATTCACCTCTGTTAGGTAGTTTTAAATAATCATATATAATTGGTATGCTGATCAAAACTGTTGTTCCAACATCAACTTCAGAAATAATAGTAAGCGGATTTTTAATATTGTAGAAGTATTCAATTCTTTTTGAAATATTTTCTATACCTATACCATGTGATGTTGTAGAAACAATCTCTTGAATACGAAGTTTTTCTAATGTGTTAGTATCCATACCCACTCCATTATCTGAAACCTCAATATGCATTAATTTATCATCTTTAAAAACATTTATTTTAATTATACCTTTGCTTTTTTTTGAAAAACCATGTATTATAGAATTTTCTATTATTGGTTGCAATATCATGCTTGGAACAAGAGCCTTTTTACATTCA
It encodes the following:
- a CDS encoding response regulator — its product is MLKVLIADDEKIVQESIKFILTKEFGETLDIVTCSSGNEALEYLTFNTVHITFIDIKMPDIDGLEIIEEIRKNKVNVFPIFIVVSAHDKFEFAKKAVDIGAFSYILKPYSTNDIINITKHAIEYVNNQLSKLKEDLEKNTQLKVMRQLIENSFLFTLTYNHSFDILDIDQYEKIFNISLKSGFFSVIKLKEKNEIVNDFELVENIKKDIKLVFNKRVLASSGMGDIIVLFFPSDNKLEAEDLKNQFLDTLKQKSYFYLIKIGFSQFYHIVDGFEKAFWEAYNQAVNLNEERNENDIYLEIDYLENKILYALNNSVSIASIETVINELYVNYREAYGMQNIKYKIIKLIIMLLTESNINKKDILSEIEESIITLINTQDNNLLIEMKSTILKIISENKTNQEKILSNDIISAVINYLKDNYTNEISLSQISSQYNLSSYYFSKLFKKSLGINFKEYITRLRVNKATELLRTTNLSIKEISYAVGFDDPNYFVKIFKKVTGSTPTSYRVSN